From the Cyclopterus lumpus isolate fCycLum1 chromosome 25, fCycLum1.pri, whole genome shotgun sequence genome, one window contains:
- the LOC117727933 gene encoding trace amine-associated receptor 13c-like, whose protein sequence is MADEPGPDHFTSATGLSSGLDSGGMVTEQYCFLGSNVSCVRAQFSVATKVSLYLLFSLGMLVTILGNSVVIVSIGHFKQLHNPTNVLILSLALADLLVGVIVMPFSAIRTIHGCWFYGDEICLLHSSFDMFLTTVSIFHLICIAIDRQQAICNPLHYSMNFTMSVAWIMVCTCWAVAAVYSYGLLYSKANIAGIEDYMASIHCLGSCNLVFNPLWGLLDNVFCFFFPCTLMVCLYTKIFIVAKEHVRQIEDMSKSSNNGGRGGLIKQSEHKAAKTLGIVLGAFIFCWMPFFINSIIDANTGFSTSASVFEAFVWLGYFNSTLNPIIYALFYPWFKKCLFLIVNLKIFNPQSSTIKVHIWTHV, encoded by the exons ATGGCTGACGAGCCAGGGCCGGACCACTTCACCTCAGCTACCGGGCTTTCATCCGGTTTGGATTCCGGAGGCATGGTGACAG AGCAATACTGTTTTTTAGGCTCAAATGTCTCATGTGTTAGAGCACAGTTCAGTGTGGCCACCAAAGTTTCGCtctatttgttgttttctttaggAATGCTTGTAACCATTTTAGGGAACTCTGTTGTCATAGTGTCAATAGGTCATTTCAAACAGTTGCACAATCCTACCAATGTGCTCATTTTATCTCTTGCTCTTGCGGACCTTCTTGTGGGTGTTATTGTGATGCCCTTCAGCGCCATCCGGACCATTCATGGCTGCTGGTTCTATGGGGATGAAATCTGTCTGCTGCACTCTAGTTTTGATATGTTTCTCACCACTGTCTCTATTTTCCACCTAATTTGCATTGCTATAGACAGGCAGCAAGCAATATGTAATCCTCTGCATTATTCTATGAATTTCACAATGTCAGTGGCCTGGATTATGGTATGTACTTGTTGGGCAGTGGCTGCTGTCTACTCTTATGGACTGCTTTACTCAAAGGCCAACATAGCAGGGATAGAAGATTATATGGCATCAATACATTGCCTTGGTAGCTGTAACCTTGTCTTTAACCCCCTTTGGGGACTCTTGGACAATGTATtctgctttttctttccttgtaCTTTGATGGTTTGTCTTTacacaaaaatatttattgtggCTAAAGAGCATGTAAGACAAATTGAAGATATGAGCAAAAGTTCAAATAACGGAGGAAGAGGTGGGTTGATTAAACAGTCTGAGCATAAAGCTGCAAAGACTCTGGGTATTGTGCTTGGTGCATTCATCTTTTGTTGGATGCCCTTTTTTATCAATTCTATAATTGACGCAAACACTGGCTTCAGTACATCTGCTTCTGTCTTTGAAGCATTTGTTTGGTTGGGTTACTTTAATTCAACATTAAACCCAATTATTTATGCATTATTTTATCCTTGGTTTAAGAAATGCTTATTTCTCATTGTCAATCTGAAAATATTCAACCCTCAATCTTCAACCATAAAGGTGCATATTTGGACACACGTATGA